ATCTGGCTCTGTCGGGTTTACCCCCGGCTGCAAGGCGTTCTCGTTTTATTAAGTGGGCTGTATAGCTTTTGTTTGTTCACCAATTGGAATCTCATTTTGTCAACCTTTATGGGGCATGGCATGGAGATTTTAGCTATTTTTGTTTGTCTCTATTTATCAATTAGTGGTTACTTCTGTCGGATGGGTGGCGATCGCACCATTTATGCCATGCTGGGCTTCTTTACTTTGTTTAGTGATCTTCAATTCTCATGGCAACTACTCTACGATCTGGATTTTCAATCTTGGTACGATGAGGGCAAAGGTGGGGTGATCGATAGCGACTTGGTAATCCTAGCTGGTGACTACTTCAACACTGACCTCTCAACTATTGTCGGGTTTCTGTTGATGGGCTGCATCACAGCTCCTATTCTTGCCTTTTTGTTGTTTCGGTATGGGTCTTGGTTACATGTTGGCGTAAGCAAGCTGTTAGTTACGTGATCACTGAGCCATTAGACTCAGCAAACAAAAACCGATTCTGCCTTGCTTGGTTAGCTTTAGCTGTTAGAGCTTAGGTAGGGAAAACCTCACCTTGAGATAGTGCGGATGTGCAAAGATCAAAGAAGTGTTTATCCGAGTCACTAGCCAATGTCTGTGTATCCTTTACCGCTAGAAAACAGCATTGAAAAACTGCGTGAAGTCCGGGCTGCTTTGCTCCGCTTACACAAAGCTCTTTTAGAGTTTGAGCGGGTGAATTATGAGCAGTTTTTTGGTCGCATTCAGACTAAAGGTGAGTATTTTCAGCTCGTTGTCAACCATGACTGGTTTAGTTGGCTGCGTCCCATTTCTCAATTCATTGTGCAAATTGACGAAGCGTTGAGCGCAAAAGAACCCATTACGGTCGGTGCCGCGAATGAGTTGCTCAATCAAGCTCGCCAAATGCTGCGGCCTGCACAGGATGGAACTACGCTAGAAAAACGATACTACCGTGCGATTCAACAGGAGCCAGAGATCGCTTTACTGCACGCAGATGTATCGCAACTACTGGCAACGCAACCTCAGTCTAAGTAGTGTTTTGGTTTGGCAGGGGGCTGGCTGCGTACAGATTAGCTGTATACAATCGCTACCTACAATTGCTACCTACAAGAGAGCGTAGGGGATACATCCTTCCTAGATCTAAGAAGGGCGATCGCCTACGCTAGGTAGATCAATCAGGAAGCGTGTAAAAATAAGTTGAGCAATTAAGCAGCTTTTCTGGGGCTGATTTGATAGTTCCAATCTCCATGAAACCGTTTGCGCCGAATCGCAATCGCGTTAAACTCTTCATCCGTTACTTTAATGCCCGTTTTGTATCGCTTTTCATCGAGTTGAGCATGAACTTCTAAGCCTTGCTCTGTCGTAGTGCTTCCAATCAGGTTGATGATGACTTGCAAACTCGTTAAAGGTCTACCTCGCCAGTTTTGCGTGATATGGCAGAACAGTCGATGCTCAATCTTGTTCCATTTGCTCGTACCTGGTGGGAAATGGCACAGGTGAACCGTTAAACCCATCTCATCAGCGAACTCTTGGAGTTTCAACTTCCACAAGCGATTGCGGTAGCCATTGCTGCCCCCACAGTCTGCCGTGATTAATAAATGCTTACTACGCGGATAAAGCAGTTGCCCCATGTCTAACCACCAGTGACGAATGGACTCAACGGCAAATTCAGCCGTGTCATGGTCAATGCCGACGCTCACCCAACCCTGGTTCAAAGCCAAGTCATAGATGCCATAGGGAATTGCTTTGCCCAATGTCTTGTCAGCAAAGTCATGGACATTGACCTCCACAGGCTCTCCCTTTGGTTCCCACTCTCGCCCAGGATGATGGAAATTGCCCACCAGTTCCTTGTTCTTGGTATCGATTGAAATCACAGGGCGATGCAACTGTTGAAACTGCTCAACCGTGGTTGCGATGTGCTCAAACTGGGCATCACGGTCGGGATGATCTTTGCCTTCGCGAGTTTTGCGATTGCTTTGCAAGCTGTAGTCCATTGACTTGAGCAGGGTATAAACGGTCTTAGCGCTGACTTGATGTCCCTGTCTTTGAAGTTCCTGTGCTAATTTGTTCACACTTTTACAGGTCCATCGCAGTGCCGAAGTCGGGTCTCCTCGAGTCGTCGGTTCAACCAGGTCATCGAGACGCTTGATTAATGTCTCATCGCGCTCTTCGACTCGCTTACGTCCTCCTCCTGGTTTACGAATCGAACCTGTGACAATCGTTTCCTCAGTCGCTTCTAGAGTTCTTTGTCCCGATGTAATCGTATTGCGGCTCAGTCCTGTTGCCTTTGATAGTGCACTCACACCACCATGCCCCAAACTTCGTGCTTCAATTGCTGCCCAGATGCGTCGTGTTTGCTCATTCAAATAAGGAGCAAATGCCTCGTACTTGAAGCGAATTTGTTCAACAACATCCGCTGCGATCATGCTGCTCATAATAACCCTACAGTTCAAGCTTAGTTGCTCTGTTGAGGTAGGTCATGAAGTCAGGAAAAAGCTCAACTTATTTTTACAAGCTGCCTCAGTGTGACTTATCGACCAGATTTCTAAGTGACAAGAGTGATAGCTCCTGTATCGAGGTCATAGCGCCCTCCGACAATCTTTAACTTGCGCTCTAAAACCAGTTGCGCCAACACACTAGAATTTTGCTTTAACTGCTCTACTTGATATTGCACATTCGCCGTTACGGCCTGATCAATCTGCTGAGCGACATCAGCCGACTTAGTTTTGATGGTGGCGATCGCAGGTTTAATCGCTTTGACAAACGTACCAATATGGCCTGGAAGCGCTTCTCCTTGAATCGCCGCCGTCACAGCACCGCAGCGTTCGTGCCCGACTACCATAATCAGACGAGTCCCTAAGAGAGCCGCCGCATATTCCAGGCTGCCCAAGACTTCAGGCGTCACGACATTGCCAGCGACCCGCACATCAAATAAATCGCCAATGCCTTGATCAAAAATAATTTCTCCGGGCACTCGTGAGTCGGCACAAGTCAGTAAAGTTGCAAAAGGGTGCTGTGATGTTGCGACTGCCTGTAAATCTTTGGATGTTTCATGCGGGTACTGCCGTTTTTGCTGTACAAATCGCTGATTGCCATCCAATAGTTTTTGTAATGCAGCCTCTGGACTCACCGCATCAAAACTTTGAGTGCCAGGTGTTGGCTGATCGGCATAAGCAGGTTCAGCGTATTTAAAGCTAGCGGCGGTCGCTGCGACCAAGCCAACTCCGCCGACTCCAAATAACTTCAATAACTCTCTGCGACCCGTCCACTGACTCATTTGTTTCATTAGGTTCCTCACCTTCTCTCACTAACGACTCGTTCTGTTTGGCGATCGCTCTGCTATAAAATTGTTCTCCTATAGAGAAGACACACATTTCATCGAGCCAATCTCCATGACATCGGAAATAAAGCAAGATCCCCCAAACTTATTTAGAATGGGGCGCACAATTTCCACAACAGATTTAAGAATTTCAGGTGAGCAGAAGGCGATGACATAAGCGTTGTCTAGCATTGTCACGGCAGAATCATCAAACACGCTGCCTCGCACTCCTTTGCCTGCCACATTCCGAATTACCGTATAGCTAGAAACACCGCCTCGTTCTAAACCACTGATAATTTTGGCTAACTCTACAGAGTCCGAAAAAATTTCAATTTTCTTTACCACATGCATAATCTTATCTCCATAGCAAATCAATCCCGTACAGATACAAAGGAATGCCGAAGATGATGTTAAAGGGGAATGTCACAGCCAAAGCCGTAGAGATATACAAACTCGGATTAGCTTCTGGAACCGTTAACCTCATGGCGGCTGGCACAGCGATGTAGGAGGCACTGGCGCACAACACAGAAAACAAGAGGGCGTTTCCTGGAGGCATTCCAATCAGCTTGGCAATCAGCAGCCCAATTCCTGCATTGACTATTGGGATCAGTATGGCAAATGAGATCAGAAATGGGCCAGTTTTCTCCAAATCTTTAATTCTTTTAGCGGCGACTAAACCCATATCTAGCAAGAAGAAGGTAAGGACGCCATAAAACATATCTTGTGTAAAGGGAGATAGAACTTTCCAGCCATGCTCTCCTGTTAAAAAGCCAATAATGAGGCTACCAACTAGCAGAAAAACCGAACCATTCAGAAATGCTTCTCGCAAAACTTCAGGCCAGGAAAAATCACGCTCGTTTTGCTCTTGAGTAAAGAGATTGACCAAGATCAATCCCACAATAATCGCTGGAGACTCCATTAAGGCTAGGGCTGCGACCATGTAGCCATCGAAGTCAATGCCCAACTGTTGTAGGAAAGAGCTAGCTGTAATAAAGGTGACGGCACTAATTGAGCCATAAGTCGCAGCGATCGCGGCAGCATTATAGGCATCAAGCCTGATCTTCAGGATAAAGAACGTGTAGATAGGCACTAAGCACGCCATCACGATTGCTACCAGCATCGTCAGGAATACTTCCTGATTCAAGCCACTTTTGGCAAGCTCTACTCCTCCTTTAAAGCCGATAGCAAATAGCAAGTACAGTGAAAACAGCTTCGGAATCGGTGGAGGAATCTCCAAGTCTGATTTCACAAAAACCGCTGTCATCCCCAAAAAGAAAAACAGCACTGGTGGATTCAAGATGTTAGACATAATCAGGCTTACGTCCATATCCACCCCTCCACATTGCTTAAATAGCAATCTAATACAGTTTGCTTCATGCTAGGCCGTGAAATATTCAGTACTCAGTCATCAATAGTCTTGTAGATATACTGTATGGCGAGTCAGGAAAGTTACATTTCTATGTAATCTATCGCTACTTCTGCATGACACGTTAAAGCTCGATGGCCCCAGGTTTAAGCTACTTTTAGAGTCAAGATCATCTTACAAAAGTACATAACTTAGAGCGATCGCAGCTTTCTATTCCACCGCTACTGGGTCTACAACGATGCCCATAAACAAAATGGCTCCAGTCTGCTGATCTCGAATTGCACAGAAGAACGGGCGATCGATGGTTAAGGTTGGGGGTATTCCTCTTTCCATTTCAATGGCAGTTACAGCTGCTGCTTCCGCCCCTGCTTCGTTGACCTCAAAAAAAGTTTTGTGAGTAATTTGGCTAATAGCTGCACTACCAGAGCAAAGTTGTGAAAAATTAGCTGTTTGCTCAAATGCTTGCTTCATGCCCAAGTTTATGAGTGCTTGCTTCAGTTCGGGTTTGGCTTCATACGTTAGTTGAAATTTAGGTATCACAAGGTTGATCAGACGTTGGGGCATGGACTTTGACGGAAACTGACTGAGCCATTTGGCAGCAGTTCCTAACCCCAAGCTTTGATAAAAACTATTCACATCAGCTAGAGACGGAGGCAAAAAGACATCAAGACTGAGGCGTTTATCTCCAAATGGCACGCTGACGGCTGCAAAATCTTTACCTTGATAACAGCAGTATTCATTCAGTTGCCTCATCATTAAAACTTGCTTCTCGCTGCCATCTAGAAGCGTGAATAGGGCTGGTTCGGTCTGGTCTGGATCAAAACAATCAGTCCAAGCACCTTTGAAGTAGATGGCGTTGAGCAGAACTAGAATTGTAGCTGGGCTAAGTCGCTGCACAATTTGCTGAATCTTGCCACAGGTTTTATCACTCGCCCATTGATTAATGGTTGCTGCTGCATCAGGGCTACTAAAGTCTAGGTGACTAACTTCTGCTTGATAGAACTCTTGCACTCGCTGCAAAAAGTCAGCTCGAAATTGCAAATTTGGTTTGGCCCAGAGCGAGTTAGCGATCGCCACTTGCACATCAGTTAATTTTTCTAGCAGCTTAATCAACTGAGCATTAGCTTGATTCACCTCCTGCACACTCATGTTTTGAATGCCCAACGCGATCGCCATTTCTGCTTGGGTTTGACCCACAGCCCCGTTGTAGAGCATAGAAAGCGCGATCGAAATGCTGAGGGGAGAAATAAAAATATTTTGGTTCGGCTGTTGCTTGATTAATTCCGCAAAAAGCTTGAAACCGAATCGATTACTGGCTGCGATCAATTGATCAGTCGCGGTTTTCATAGAATCTAGTCATTGAAGAAATACTGACGCGATCGCTTACCTCTACCACAATTGCCTTCTAGACAAGCTATGAGTGGATAGAGCCATCGGGCATAATAGTCCCCGATAAATTAGCTCCAGTTAGCTTAATCATCAAGCGATTGTTCATCCCAACACGGGCACCACTGAGGTCGGCACCGCTCAGGTTAGCGCCACTAAAATCGGCTCCAATTAAATTGGCTTCTCTCAGGTCGGCGTAGCTCAGATTGGCCTGTAGCAAGTTGGCGCGGTACAGGTTGGCGCGGTACAGGTTGGCGCGATTGAGATTGACGTTATGGAGAAAAGCATCGCTGAGATTGGCATGACTCAGATTGGCGTTGCTTAAGTTGCGATTGGCGTAGTCTTTTTCTTTGAGATCTGCACCTTGGAAGTCGCTGCCGCTCAGGTCAGGCCCTTGGTATTGGGGAACCTGAGGCGTTTGATATTTGGGAACTTGAGGTGTGGGTGTTTGGGTTGGGTAGGCAGGATAGTCAGCCGCTTGGGGCTGAGACGGGGGAGATTTAGGTTCTGGTGAGGGAGAAGTTTGGGTCTGGTAAACCGCGTAGTAGGACGATTGCAAGTAAGGGTGCAGAGGGTAAGCAGCAGGCTTAGGGGGCTGAGCAGCAGCGGGTTTAGGGGGTTGAGGAGCAGTAGGGGGTTGGTAAGCGGCTCTGGGGGGGTGATAAGTAGCCTTAGGGGGAGTAGCTTTTGGCGGTGGGGGTGGGGCAGGTGGTGGAGTGGGAGGAGTGCTTTTGCTAGCGCTACTTTTGCTGGTGGTACTTTTGCTAGTGGTTTGGCTGCGTTTGGCTCCGATTTTGGCGTGGCAAGACCGTAGCAGGTCTCGCGCCTCATTAATTTCTTTCAGTTTTTCGTGGGCTTCGTGCTGCCGTTCAGAGTCATCTTGAGGCACGCGATCGGGATGCCACAATCTAGCCAAGTCTTTGTAAGCTTGGTTGATTTCATCTAGAGATGCGCCTGGTTTTAATCCCAGAACCCTATAACATCGATTGAGCTCGTTGATCCGTACCATCCACTACCTCAGGCGACCAATTGTGCTGCCTACCCAAATGGGCGTTGATCTTCAGACTGTAGCAGGCTGCACGATTTTGTCTGTCCATTCTATCGCGGAGGAATTCCCCACTCGCTGCCTTAGAGAGGGTGATTTAACAATGTGGGGCGTTTAGGTAGCCCCCGTTACTCAAGGCAACCAGAAGTTAGGCAGGAGAGTTTGCCCCCAATTTCGGAGAGATTGATTCAGCGATCGCATGGTTTGAATATGCGGTTCATCTGGCTCCACGGCCAGAATTGGGGCAGGGGTGCCTCGTCCCAGTTGGGCGATCGCTAAGTTGGCGGCTTCTAAACCCGTCACATACGCTTTCTCCTGAGACCAAGAGCCGTGGCGCGTTACAACCCAATCACCGCTCATAAATAGGTTGCTAATGCTGGTTTCTGCTGGCAACAAATAGCGGTAGCTGCCAGGGGCAAAATGAGTGACTGCTTTAGGGAGCCGTACCACACCACTATCAATCACTTTGGCTTCGTGGAAGGCAGGAATACAGGTGGCTAGGTCTCGTTGCACCAACGGCACAATTTCCGTGTCACTTAAGGGCAAGAATTGGTTGGCATGGTAGAAATCTGCTTCCACCACGGTTCCGGGTGCGTCTCGGAATTCGTCATGGAGGGCATTCAGGTCAAAGAACGTCCAACCTGTAGTGGCTTGGAAACCAAAGCAAGCGTTGGAAGGTCGAGGGATCTCAATTTTGCGATCGAACCATAGGCGCGTTGCCATGACATCAATGGCACTCAGGTTCATCAAGTCGCGGAACTCACGGCGATCGCGGAGTGTGGGGCTACCACTGACAATTTTCTGCATCCCTGTCACCCCTACGGCAAAGATCACCGCATCGGCATCAAAGACTTCATCGCCGCAAACTACGCCTGTGGCTTGGCCCCGACTATCTAGGCGCACATCGCTAACTCGGCGCTGGGTCAAGACTTTGCCGCCTGCTTGCTCAATCCGCTCTACCCAAGGTCGGAAAATCATTTCACCCACGGTGCCCCGACACCAAACCACATCAAAATCGGGCTGATGGGCCAGGATGAAGTAGTAGAGCATGCCCAAGGCTGCTGCTGCCGAGCATTGTTCTCCTGGGGCAAATAGACCTACCAAGAGCATCGGTTCAAAGGATTCGCGGTAGAGCCGAGCGGAAACCCCAAAATCTTTGAATAGTTCGCGGGCTGTTACAGAGTCGTAGCGTCGCCATGCGGCATCGGAGTTATCAAAATCTATCAGTGCATAGAGTAACGGTAGGGCAGAGAGGCGATCGCGCAGAGGGAGCCGTTTGAACTGGGTATAGAGAAACGTGCCGAGCGGTGTAGGCAAACGCGGCAGGTCTTGGAAGATGGGAGACTCCACCTCCAGCCCCACGGGGGAATATTGGGAAGACCGAGTCCAAGGCGTAAAAGGTTTCAGTCCCAGTTGGTCTACTAGAGAAAAAATATTGCGGTAGGGATACCAAAATCCATGAATCCCCGCTTCGATGGAGCGACCCCCCG
This region of Trichocoleus desertorum NBK24 genomic DNA includes:
- a CDS encoding ISAzo13 family transposase, which translates into the protein MIAADVVEQIRFKYEAFAPYLNEQTRRIWAAIEARSLGHGGVSALSKATGLSRNTITSGQRTLEATEETIVTGSIRKPGGGRKRVEERDETLIKRLDDLVEPTTRGDPTSALRWTCKSVNKLAQELQRQGHQVSAKTVYTLLKSMDYSLQSNRKTREGKDHPDRDAQFEHIATTVEQFQQLHRPVISIDTKNKELVGNFHHPGREWEPKGEPVEVNVHDFADKTLGKAIPYGIYDLALNQGWVSVGIDHDTAEFAVESIRHWWLDMGQLLYPRSKHLLITADCGGSNGYRNRLWKLKLQEFADEMGLTVHLCHFPPGTSKWNKIEHRLFCHITQNWRGRPLTSLQVIINLIGSTTTEQGLEVHAQLDEKRYKTGIKVTDEEFNAIAIRRKRFHGDWNYQISPRKAA
- a CDS encoding carbonic anhydrase, with amino-acid sequence MKQMSQWTGRRELLKLFGVGGVGLVAATAASFKYAEPAYADQPTPGTQSFDAVSPEAALQKLLDGNQRFVQQKRQYPHETSKDLQAVATSQHPFATLLTCADSRVPGEIIFDQGIGDLFDVRVAGNVVTPEVLGSLEYAAALLGTRLIMVVGHERCGAVTAAIQGEALPGHIGTFVKAIKPAIATIKTKSADVAQQIDQAVTANVQYQVEQLKQNSSVLAQLVLERKLKIVGGRYDLDTGAITLVT
- a CDS encoding P-II family nitrogen regulator codes for the protein MHVVKKIEIFSDSVELAKIISGLERGGVSSYTVIRNVAGKGVRGSVFDDSAVTMLDNAYVIAFCSPEILKSVVEIVRPILNKFGGSCFISDVMEIGSMKCVSSL
- a CDS encoding sodium-dependent bicarbonate transport family permease, with product MDVSLIMSNILNPPVLFFFLGMTAVFVKSDLEIPPPIPKLFSLYLLFAIGFKGGVELAKSGLNQEVFLTMLVAIVMACLVPIYTFFILKIRLDAYNAAAIAATYGSISAVTFITASSFLQQLGIDFDGYMVAALALMESPAIIVGLILVNLFTQEQNERDFSWPEVLREAFLNGSVFLLVGSLIIGFLTGEHGWKVLSPFTQDMFYGVLTFFLLDMGLVAAKRIKDLEKTGPFLISFAILIPIVNAGIGLLIAKLIGMPPGNALLFSVLCASASYIAVPAAMRLTVPEANPSLYISTALAVTFPFNIIFGIPLYLYGIDLLWR
- a CDS encoding serpin family protein; this encodes MKTATDQLIAASNRFGFKLFAELIKQQPNQNIFISPLSISIALSMLYNGAVGQTQAEMAIALGIQNMSVQEVNQANAQLIKLLEKLTDVQVAIANSLWAKPNLQFRADFLQRVQEFYQAEVSHLDFSSPDAAATINQWASDKTCGKIQQIVQRLSPATILVLLNAIYFKGAWTDCFDPDQTEPALFTLLDGSEKQVLMMRQLNEYCCYQGKDFAAVSVPFGDKRLSLDVFLPPSLADVNSFYQSLGLGTAAKWLSQFPSKSMPQRLINLVIPKFQLTYEAKPELKQALINLGMKQAFEQTANFSQLCSGSAAISQITHKTFFEVNEAGAEAAAVTAIEMERGIPPTLTIDRPFFCAIRDQQTGAILFMGIVVDPVAVE
- a CDS encoding pentapeptide repeat-containing protein — encoded protein: MVRINELNRCYRVLGLKPGASLDEINQAYKDLARLWHPDRVPQDDSERQHEAHEKLKEINEARDLLRSCHAKIGAKRSQTTSKSTTSKSSASKSTPPTPPPAPPPPPKATPPKATYHPPRAAYQPPTAPQPPKPAAAQPPKPAAYPLHPYLQSSYYAVYQTQTSPSPEPKSPPSQPQAADYPAYPTQTPTPQVPKYQTPQVPQYQGPDLSGSDFQGADLKEKDYANRNLSNANLSHANLSDAFLHNVNLNRANLYRANLYRANLLQANLSYADLREANLIGADFSGANLSGADLSGARVGMNNRLMIKLTGANLSGTIMPDGSIHS
- a CDS encoding FAD-dependent oxidoreductase; translation: MVTDRRSPQDVPKVVVVGAGWAGLGATYHLAKQGYDVTLLEAGAHPGGLVAGWKTPGGRSIEAGIHGFWYPYRNIFSLVDQLGLKPFTPWTRSSQYSPVGLEVESPIFQDLPRLPTPLGTFLYTQFKRLPLRDRLSALPLLYALIDFDNSDAAWRRYDSVTARELFKDFGVSARLYRESFEPMLLVGLFAPGEQCSAAAALGMLYYFILAHQPDFDVVWCRGTVGEMIFRPWVERIEQAGGKVLTQRRVSDVRLDSRGQATGVVCGDEVFDADAVIFAVGVTGMQKIVSGSPTLRDRREFRDLMNLSAIDVMATRLWFDRKIEIPRPSNACFGFQATTGWTFFDLNALHDEFRDAPGTVVEADFYHANQFLPLSDTEIVPLVQRDLATCIPAFHEAKVIDSGVVRLPKAVTHFAPGSYRYLLPAETSISNLFMSGDWVVTRHGSWSQEKAYVTGLEAANLAIAQLGRGTPAPILAVEPDEPHIQTMRSLNQSLRNWGQTLLPNFWLP